In Bacillus cereus ATCC 14579, a single window of DNA contains:
- the pyk gene encoding pyruvate kinase: MRKTKIVCTIGPASESIEKLEQLIEAGMNVARLNFSHGSHEEHGARIKNIREASKKTGKTVGILLDTKGPEIRTHDFVDGQAELVTGAEVVLSTEQVLGTAEKFSVSYAGLYDDVDPGSRILIDDGLIELEVIEKADGNIRTKVLNSGTVKNKKGVNVPNVSIKLPGITEKDVKDIIFGIEQKVDFIAASFVRKASDVLEIRELLEEHNAQYIQIVPKIENQEGIDNIDSILEVSDGLMVARGDMGVEIPPEEVPLVQKRLIKKCNVLGKPVITATQMLDSMQRNPRPTRAEASDVANAIFDGTDAIMLSGETAAGQYPVEAVTMMANIAVRVEKSLQYEDMFKKRIKEFTPTITDAISQSVAHTALALDVAAIVAPTESGYTAKMISKYRPKSPIVAVTSDEQVGRRLALVWGVQAFMAEKRAASTDEMLDTAIQTGMDAGLIGLGDTVVITAGVPVAETGTTNLMKIHVVGEEIAKGQGIGRKAAKGKVVVAKTAAEAVANVNEGDILVTTSTDKDMIPAIEKAAALVVEEGGLTSHAAVVGVSIGIPVIVGVNGVTATLKNGQEVTVDAARGIVYNGHAEVL; the protein is encoded by the coding sequence ATGCGTAAAACTAAAATTGTATGTACTATAGGTCCTGCTAGTGAAAGTATTGAAAAATTAGAGCAATTAATCGAAGCAGGTATGAACGTTGCTCGTTTAAACTTCTCTCATGGTAGCCATGAAGAGCACGGAGCTCGTATTAAAAACATTCGTGAAGCTTCAAAGAAAACTGGTAAAACAGTTGGTATCTTACTTGATACAAAAGGTCCAGAAATCCGTACTCACGACTTCGTAGACGGACAAGCTGAGCTTGTAACAGGTGCAGAAGTAGTTCTTTCTACTGAGCAAGTATTAGGTACTGCAGAGAAGTTCTCTGTATCTTATGCTGGTCTTTATGACGATGTAGACCCAGGTTCTCGTATTCTAATCGATGACGGTCTTATCGAACTAGAAGTAATCGAAAAAGCTGATGGAAACATCCGTACAAAAGTTCTTAACAGCGGAACTGTAAAAAATAAAAAAGGTGTTAACGTACCAAACGTAAGCATTAAGCTTCCTGGTATCACTGAAAAAGACGTAAAAGATATCATCTTCGGTATCGAGCAAAAAGTTGATTTCATTGCAGCTTCATTCGTACGTAAAGCGTCTGACGTATTAGAAATCCGTGAATTATTAGAAGAGCATAACGCTCAATACATCCAAATCGTACCAAAAATCGAGAACCAAGAAGGTATCGACAACATCGATTCAATCTTAGAAGTTTCTGACGGTTTAATGGTAGCTCGTGGTGACATGGGTGTAGAAATTCCACCAGAAGAAGTACCGTTAGTACAAAAACGTCTAATTAAAAAATGTAACGTGTTAGGTAAACCAGTTATTACTGCAACACAAATGTTAGATTCTATGCAACGTAACCCACGTCCAACTCGTGCGGAAGCAAGTGACGTAGCTAACGCAATCTTCGATGGTACAGATGCAATCATGCTTTCAGGTGAAACAGCTGCTGGACAATACCCAGTAGAAGCAGTAACAATGATGGCTAACATTGCGGTACGTGTTGAAAAATCATTACAATATGAAGATATGTTCAAAAAACGTATTAAAGAGTTCACTCCAACAATTACAGATGCAATTAGCCAATCTGTTGCACATACAGCACTTGCTCTTGATGTAGCTGCAATCGTAGCTCCAACAGAAAGTGGATATACTGCGAAAATGATCTCTAAATACCGTCCAAAATCTCCAATCGTAGCTGTAACATCTGACGAGCAAGTAGGACGTCGTCTTGCACTTGTTTGGGGTGTACAAGCATTTATGGCTGAGAAGCGCGCAGCTTCAACTGACGAAATGTTAGATACAGCAATTCAAACAGGTATGGATGCAGGTCTAATCGGACTTGGAGATACTGTAGTGATTACTGCTGGTGTTCCAGTTGCTGAAACTGGTACAACAAACTTAATGAAAATCCACGTTGTTGGTGAAGAAATTGCTAAAGGACAAGGAATCGGTCGTAAAGCTGCAAAAGGTAAAGTAGTTGTAGCAAAAACAGCTGCTGAAGCTGTAGCGAACGTAAACGAAGGTGATATCCTTGTTACAACAAGCACTGATAAAGATATGATTCCTGCAATCGAAAAAGCTGCAGCTTTAGTTGTAGAAGAAGGTGGCTTAACAAGCCATGCAGCTGTTGTAGGTGTATCAATCGGTATTCCTGTTATCGTTGGTGTAAACGGCGTAACAGCAACTTTAAAAAATGGCCAAGAAGTAACAGTTGATGCAGCACGCGGAATTGTTTATAATGGACATGCGGAAGTGCTATAA
- the pfkA gene encoding 6-phosphofructokinase — translation MKRIGVLTSGGDSPGMNAAIRAVVRKAIFHDIEVYGIYHGYAGLISGHIEKLELGSVGDIIPRGGTKLYTARCLEFKDPEVRLKGIEQLKKHGIEGLVVIGGDGSYQGAKKLTEQGFPCVGVPGTIDNDIPGTDFTIGFDTALNTVIDAIDKIRDTATSHERTYVIEVMGRHAGDIALWAGLADGAETILIPEEEYDMDDVIARLKRGSERGKKHSIIVVAEGVGSAIDIGKHIEEATNFDTRVTVLGHVQRGGSPSAQDRVLASRLGARAVELLIAGKGGRCVGIQDNKLVDHDIIEALAQKHTIDKDMYQLSKELSI, via the coding sequence ATGAAACGTATTGGTGTATTAACAAGTGGTGGAGATTCACCTGGTATGAATGCTGCCATTCGTGCAGTTGTTCGTAAAGCGATTTTCCATGATATTGAAGTATATGGTATTTACCATGGATACGCTGGATTAATTTCTGGTCACATTGAAAAATTAGAACTTGGTTCTGTTGGCGATATTATCCCCCGCGGTGGTACAAAATTATATACAGCAAGATGTCTTGAGTTTAAAGATCCAGAAGTACGACTAAAAGGTATCGAGCAATTAAAGAAACACGGTATCGAAGGGCTTGTTGTTATTGGTGGAGATGGTTCTTACCAAGGCGCTAAAAAATTAACTGAACAAGGATTCCCATGTGTTGGTGTACCAGGTACAATCGACAATGATATCCCTGGAACAGACTTCACAATTGGTTTCGATACAGCTTTAAACACTGTTATTGATGCAATTGATAAAATTCGTGACACAGCTACATCTCATGAACGTACATATGTTATCGAAGTAATGGGACGTCACGCTGGTGATATCGCATTATGGGCTGGTTTAGCTGATGGTGCGGAAACGATCTTAATTCCAGAAGAAGAGTATGACATGGATGATGTTATCGCTCGTCTGAAGCGTGGTAGTGAACGTGGTAAAAAACACAGTATTATCGTTGTAGCTGAAGGTGTTGGAAGTGCAATTGACATCGGTAAGCACATTGAAGAAGCAACAAACTTTGATACTCGTGTAACTGTATTAGGTCACGTACAACGTGGTGGATCACCAAGTGCACAAGACCGTGTATTAGCAAGTCGTCTTGGCGCAAGAGCAGTTGAATTATTAATTGCTGGTAAAGGCGGACGTTGTGTAGGTATTCAAGATAACAAACTTGTTGATCATGACATTATCGAAGCGTTAGCTCAAAAGCATACAATCGATAAAGACATGTATCAATTATCTAAAGAATTATCCATCTAA
- the icd gene encoding NADP-dependent isocitrate dehydrogenase: MTTGEKITVTNGVMNVPNNPIIPFIEGDGIGPDIWAAASRVLEAAVEKAYDGEKKIVWKEVLAGEKAFNQTGEWLPEETLNLIREYLIAIKGPLTTPVGGGIRSLNVALRQELDLYVCLRPVRYFEGVPSPVKRPEDTDMVIFRENTEDIYAGIEYAQGSPEAEKVLAFLKEAMGVNKIRFPETSGIGIKPISEEGTKRLVRAAIQYAINEKRSSVTLVHKGNIMKFTEGAFKNWGYEVAEQEFGDKVFTWAEYDRIVEKDGKDAANKAMADAEVAGKIIVKDSIADIFLQQILTRPREFDVVATMNLNGDYISDALAAQVGGIGIAPGANINYVTGHAIFEATHGTAPKYAGLDKVNPSSVLLSGVLLLEHLGWNEAAKLVTASVEKTIASKVVTYDFARLMEGATEVKCSEFANELIKNMDVAIIKNA, translated from the coding sequence TTGACGACAGGTGAAAAAATTACTGTAACTAATGGTGTTATGAATGTACCAAACAATCCGATTATTCCATTTATCGAGGGAGATGGAATTGGTCCTGATATTTGGGCAGCTGCATCTCGCGTACTAGAAGCAGCAGTTGAAAAAGCTTATGATGGTGAGAAGAAAATCGTTTGGAAAGAAGTGCTTGCAGGGGAAAAAGCATTCAACCAAACAGGCGAGTGGTTACCAGAAGAAACTTTAAACTTAATTCGTGAATATTTAATCGCGATTAAAGGTCCACTTACAACTCCAGTTGGCGGTGGTATTCGTTCTCTAAACGTAGCACTTCGTCAAGAATTAGATTTATATGTATGTCTACGTCCAGTTCGTTATTTTGAAGGTGTTCCTTCACCTGTAAAACGTCCGGAAGATACTGATATGGTTATTTTCCGTGAAAATACAGAAGACATTTATGCTGGAATTGAATATGCGCAAGGATCTCCAGAAGCAGAAAAAGTTCTTGCTTTCTTAAAAGAAGCAATGGGTGTTAATAAAATTCGCTTCCCAGAAACATCTGGTATTGGTATTAAGCCAATTTCAGAAGAAGGGACAAAGCGTCTTGTTCGTGCTGCAATTCAATATGCAATTAACGAAAAACGCTCTTCTGTTACATTAGTTCATAAAGGAAACATTATGAAATTTACAGAAGGTGCTTTCAAAAACTGGGGTTACGAAGTAGCGGAACAAGAATTCGGCGACAAAGTATTTACTTGGGCTGAATACGATCGTATCGTTGAAAAAGATGGTAAAGATGCAGCGAATAAAGCGATGGCAGACGCTGAAGTGGCTGGAAAAATCATCGTAAAAGATTCTATTGCAGACATCTTCTTACAACAAATTTTAACTCGTCCACGTGAGTTCGATGTTGTTGCAACAATGAACTTAAATGGTGACTATATCTCTGATGCACTTGCTGCACAAGTAGGTGGAATTGGTATTGCACCTGGTGCAAACATTAACTATGTGACTGGACATGCTATCTTTGAAGCTACACACGGTACAGCTCCAAAATATGCAGGTTTAGATAAAGTAAACCCATCTTCTGTTCTTCTTTCAGGTGTATTATTATTAGAACACTTAGGATGGAACGAAGCTGCGAAATTAGTAACTGCTTCTGTTGAGAAAACAATTGCTTCAAAAGTAGTAACTTATGATTTCGCACGCTTAATGGAAGGTGCAACAGAAGTGAAATGTTCTGAGTTCGCTAATGAACTTATTAAAAACATGGATGTAGCGATAATCAAAAACGCATAA
- a CDS encoding FxsA family protein — protein sequence MKWLLFFFILIPAIEITVLIGSSHVIGLWSTFAMIVFTGVVGVYLAKRQGFKVLGEIQSKLNRGEMPGEAVLDGIFVFVGGILLVLPGYVTDMLGFICVIPITRALLKPLVMKWMEWKFRKNSTIIIQK from the coding sequence ATGAAGTGGTTACTATTCTTTTTTATTTTAATACCGGCGATTGAGATTACGGTCTTAATTGGATCAAGTCATGTAATAGGTTTATGGTCTACGTTCGCTATGATTGTATTTACAGGTGTTGTAGGTGTGTATTTGGCGAAAAGACAAGGGTTTAAAGTGCTTGGAGAGATTCAATCTAAGTTGAATAGAGGGGAAATGCCAGGTGAGGCGGTACTAGATGGTATTTTTGTATTTGTAGGAGGTATTCTCTTAGTGCTTCCTGGGTATGTGACAGATATGCTAGGGTTTATCTGCGTGATCCCTATTACGAGAGCTTTATTGAAGCCGCTTGTTATGAAGTGGATGGAATGGAAATTTAGAAAGAATTCTACTATTATTATTCAGAAATAG
- the accD gene encoding acetyl-CoA carboxylase, carboxyltransferase subunit beta, translating to MLRDLFVKKKKYAAIPSEQVRKDVPDGVMTKCPECKKIMYTKELLKNLKVCVNCGYHHPMNAWERLDSILDEGSFREYDKEMVSLNPLEFPGYEEKLESDRKKTELNEAVVTGEGTIDDMLVVVAVMDSRFRMGSMGSVVGEKIARAVEKAYDLQVPFIIFTASGGARMQEGILSLMQMAKTSVALKKHSNAGGLFISVMTHPTTGGVSASFASLGDYNLAEPGALIGFAGRRVIEQTVREKLPEDFQTAEFLLDHGQLDAVVHRDDMRESLRKILEVHQGGEMAVWQS from the coding sequence GTGCTAAGAGATTTATTCGTGAAAAAGAAAAAGTACGCTGCAATACCTTCAGAACAAGTACGAAAAGATGTACCAGATGGCGTTATGACAAAATGTCCGGAATGTAAAAAAATCATGTATACGAAAGAACTTCTAAAAAATTTAAAAGTATGTGTGAATTGTGGATATCATCATCCTATGAATGCATGGGAACGTCTTGATAGTATATTGGACGAAGGGTCATTCCGTGAGTATGACAAAGAAATGGTTTCATTAAATCCACTCGAGTTTCCAGGTTATGAAGAGAAACTAGAGAGCGATCGTAAGAAGACTGAATTGAACGAAGCGGTTGTAACTGGTGAAGGAACAATTGATGACATGCTTGTTGTTGTTGCAGTAATGGATTCTCGTTTTCGAATGGGGAGCATGGGCTCTGTAGTAGGAGAAAAAATCGCCCGTGCGGTTGAAAAGGCGTACGACTTACAAGTTCCATTTATTATCTTTACTGCTTCGGGTGGTGCCCGTATGCAAGAAGGTATATTAAGTTTAATGCAAATGGCAAAAACAAGCGTAGCTTTGAAAAAGCATAGTAATGCAGGAGGATTATTTATTTCTGTTATGACTCACCCAACGACGGGCGGGGTTTCAGCGAGTTTCGCTTCACTTGGTGATTATAATCTTGCAGAACCAGGTGCACTTATCGGATTTGCTGGTAGACGTGTAATTGAACAAACGGTGCGTGAGAAACTACCAGAAGATTTCCAAACGGCAGAATTCTTACTAGATCATGGTCAATTAGATGCGGTGGTGCATCGTGATGATATGAGAGAATCACTTCGCAAGATTTTAGAAGTTCATCAAGGAGGGGAAATGGCTGTATGGCAGAGCTAG
- a CDS encoding DUF441 domain-containing protein, whose product MISQSTLFLFILLIIGLIAKNQSLTVAIGVLFLLKFTFLGDKVFPYLQTKGINLGVTVITIAVLVPIATGEIGFKQLGEAAKSYYAWIALASGVAVALLAKGGVQLLTTDPHITTALVFGTIIAVALFNGVAVGPLIGAGIAYAVMSIIQMFK is encoded by the coding sequence ATGATTAGTCAGTCAACGTTATTTTTATTCATACTACTTATTATAGGACTTATTGCGAAAAACCAATCGCTTACTGTGGCTATTGGTGTGTTATTTTTATTGAAGTTTACGTTTTTAGGAGATAAGGTCTTTCCTTATTTACAAACGAAAGGAATTAACCTAGGTGTAACGGTCATTACAATAGCGGTGCTCGTACCGATTGCGACGGGGGAAATAGGTTTTAAACAACTTGGAGAAGCGGCAAAATCTTATTATGCGTGGATTGCTTTAGCTTCAGGTGTAGCGGTCGCTTTGTTAGCGAAAGGCGGCGTACAATTGTTGACAACGGATCCCCACATTACAACTGCGCTTGTTTTTGGGACAATTATAGCGGTTGCGCTATTTAATGGGGTTGCTGTTGGTCCGTTAATTGGGGCTGGAATTGCCTATGCGGTTATGAGTATTATACAAATGTTTAAATAA
- the citZ gene encoding citrate synthase, with the protein MGEFSGKGENVMTVIRGLEGVVATTSSVSSIIDDTLTYVGYNIDDLAENATFEEVVYLLWHRKLPNEKELAEFNEIVSEYYKVPGEILTYLKQVDLKIAHPMSVLRTAISMLSLYDESAEIMDEKSNYLKAVKLQAQVGTLVAAYARIRKGLDIVEPRKDLSLAANFLYMLNDREPNEVEIEAFDKALVLHADHELNASTFTARVCVATLSDVYSGITAAIGALKGPLHGGANENVMKMLTEIGEEENVESYIHNALQNKVKIMGFGHRVYEQGDPRAKHLREMSKRLCVLLGEEKWYNMSIKIEDIVTKEKGLPPNVDFYSASVYHCLGIDHDLFTPIFAISRMSGWLAHILEQYENNRLIRPRADYNGPTHQVYVPIAQR; encoded by the coding sequence TTGGGAGAATTTTCAGGAAAAGGAGAGAATGTCATGACTGTTATTCGAGGTTTAGAAGGGGTAGTAGCAACAACATCATCTGTGAGCTCTATTATTGATGATACATTAACTTATGTTGGGTATAATATTGATGATTTAGCTGAGAATGCTACGTTTGAAGAAGTAGTGTACTTATTATGGCACCGCAAGCTTCCTAATGAAAAAGAACTAGCAGAATTTAATGAAATTGTATCAGAATACTATAAAGTTCCAGGTGAGATTTTAACATATTTGAAACAAGTAGATTTAAAAATTGCACATCCGATGTCTGTTTTACGAACTGCAATTTCCATGCTATCATTATACGATGAGAGCGCTGAAATTATGGACGAAAAGTCCAATTATTTGAAAGCGGTTAAATTACAGGCGCAAGTAGGAACTTTAGTTGCTGCTTACGCGAGAATCCGTAAAGGTTTAGATATTGTTGAGCCAAGAAAGGATTTATCATTAGCTGCAAACTTCTTGTACATGTTAAATGATCGCGAGCCAAATGAAGTTGAAATTGAAGCTTTTGATAAGGCGCTTGTACTTCATGCAGATCATGAGTTAAACGCTTCTACATTTACTGCACGTGTTTGCGTAGCTACACTTTCAGATGTATATTCTGGTATTACAGCAGCAATCGGTGCATTAAAAGGTCCTCTTCACGGTGGGGCAAATGAAAATGTAATGAAGATGTTAACTGAGATTGGTGAAGAAGAAAATGTAGAGTCATATATTCATAATGCTCTTCAAAATAAAGTGAAAATCATGGGCTTTGGCCACCGTGTGTATGAGCAGGGTGATCCACGTGCAAAACACTTACGTGAAATGTCTAAGAGATTATGCGTGCTTTTAGGAGAAGAGAAATGGTATAATATGTCTATCAAAATTGAAGACATTGTAACAAAAGAAAAAGGTCTTCCACCAAATGTTGATTTCTATTCAGCTTCTGTATACCATTGTTTAGGAATTGACCATGACTTATTTACACCTATTTTTGCAATTAGCCGTATGTCAGGCTGGTTAGCTCATATTCTAGAACAATATGAAAACAACCGTTTAATTCGTCCGCGTGCTGATTATAATGGACCAACGCATCAAGTGTATGTTCCAATTGCACAACGATAA
- a CDS encoding FadR/GntR family transcriptional regulator, whose translation MTSSNTKVYLEIVKKIRSIMEEDGLVAGDRLPSERELSSRLNVGRSSVREALRALELVGLIETRRGEGTFIRNFYDNGLVQLIAPFLLQDEKTIRDLLQTKRLLEKDMIRIVCNLPKETFSKVLSRLHQVLEGNESSVPTLHQTFFKTLIEQVDNYLLYRIWMIVNDYVATLSCKVSRDSIDMYRKLYATLEEKQENDALKIYDELVENIQFHS comes from the coding sequence TTGACATCATCAAATACAAAAGTATATCTCGAAATTGTAAAAAAAATCCGTTCCATTATGGAAGAGGATGGTTTGGTGGCGGGGGATCGTTTGCCGTCTGAGCGTGAGTTAAGTTCACGCTTAAACGTAGGACGTTCCTCTGTAAGAGAAGCATTGCGTGCTTTAGAACTGGTAGGATTGATTGAAACGAGACGTGGTGAAGGGACGTTTATTCGAAACTTTTATGATAACGGTCTTGTACAATTAATTGCTCCGTTCTTATTGCAAGATGAGAAAACAATTCGTGATTTATTACAAACGAAACGATTACTTGAGAAAGATATGATTCGAATTGTATGTAATTTACCGAAAGAAACGTTTTCTAAAGTACTAAGTAGATTACACCAAGTACTTGAAGGAAATGAAAGCTCAGTCCCAACGCTTCATCAAACGTTCTTTAAAACACTTATTGAACAAGTCGATAATTATTTACTATATCGCATTTGGATGATCGTAAATGATTACGTAGCAACTCTTTCTTGTAAAGTTTCAAGAGATTCTATCGATATGTATAGAAAGCTTTATGCTACTTTGGAAGAAAAACAAGAAAATGATGCACTAAAAATTTACGATGAATTAGTAGAGAATATACAGTTTCACTCGTAA
- the accA gene encoding acetyl-CoA carboxylase carboxyl transferase subunit alpha, whose translation MAELEFEKPVVELRNKIRELKDYTKNSQMDFSEEIRILEEKLENLEEDIYGNLKVWDRVQIARHAERPTTLDYIEHLFTDFFECHGDRLFGDDAAIVGGIAKYKGMPVTVIGHQRGKDTKENIRRNFGMPHPEGYRKALRLMKQAEKFNRPIICFIDTKGAYPGKAAEERGQSEAIARNLFEMAGLTVPVICIVIGEGGSGGALGLGVGDYIHMLENSTYSVITPEGAAAILWKDAGKAKEAAEAMKITAADLKELGVIDEIIPEARGGAHRNILKQSENIDLMIQKTFQQLNGISKDELIEKRYEKYMKIGQVSFSNASIWIK comes from the coding sequence ATGGCAGAGCTAGAATTTGAAAAACCAGTTGTTGAGCTAAGAAATAAGATTCGTGAACTGAAAGACTATACGAAAAACAGCCAGATGGACTTCAGCGAGGAGATTCGTATTTTGGAAGAAAAGCTAGAAAATTTAGAGGAAGATATATACGGCAATCTGAAAGTATGGGACCGTGTTCAAATTGCTCGTCATGCAGAACGACCGACAACGCTCGATTATATTGAGCACTTATTTACTGATTTTTTCGAATGTCATGGAGATCGTCTATTTGGCGATGATGCAGCGATTGTCGGCGGCATTGCGAAATATAAAGGGATGCCTGTAACTGTAATTGGGCATCAGCGCGGAAAAGATACGAAAGAAAATATTCGCCGTAACTTTGGAATGCCTCATCCAGAAGGATATCGAAAAGCATTACGTTTAATGAAGCAGGCGGAAAAGTTTAATCGTCCTATTATTTGTTTTATTGATACGAAAGGAGCTTATCCTGGTAAAGCTGCTGAAGAACGTGGTCAAAGTGAAGCTATCGCCCGCAATTTATTTGAAATGGCAGGTTTAACGGTACCTGTTATTTGTATCGTTATCGGCGAAGGTGGTAGTGGTGGTGCGCTAGGCCTTGGAGTTGGAGATTACATTCATATGCTAGAAAATTCCACTTATTCTGTTATTACACCAGAGGGTGCAGCGGCAATTCTTTGGAAAGATGCAGGAAAAGCAAAGGAAGCTGCAGAGGCAATGAAAATTACAGCAGCAGATTTGAAAGAATTAGGTGTAATTGACGAAATTATTCCAGAAGCAAGAGGCGGAGCTCACCGTAATATTTTGAAACAGTCAGAAAATATAGACTTAATGATTCAAAAAACTTTTCAACAATTAAACGGAATTTCGAAAGATGAATTAATCGAAAAACGTTATGAAAAATATATGAAAATTGGGCAAGTTTCGTTTTCAAACGCTTCCATTTGGATAAAATAA
- the ytvI gene encoding sporulation integral membrane protein YtvI — protein sequence MNRNLLYMILRLIFVIVATVAGFYVLLYMSGLIYPFIIAFAFAYLINPVVNFLNQKLQFPRALAVLVSLILVFGAIVGLVTYLVTEAISATTYLLQLVTVKFPDIVTFAQQFALNHIMPLYDDLISKFNHLGEPQRYTITQNIQNLGTEATTQMKELLTAIISGLTNFISALPTTLTVLVFILLATFFISYDWHRLAQKARKLLPNRVHGYGKTIFVDLRKALFGFVKAQLTLVSMTTVIVLIGLLILRVPYAITIAIITGVVDLLPYLGTGAVFVPWVIYVFFTGDTAFAIGLLILYIVVIVQRQIMEPKVLSSNIGLDPLATLVALFVGFKLFGFLGLIIGPVTLVLLNTLHKANVFHDLWKYIKGSPSK from the coding sequence TTGAACCGAAACTTACTATATATGATATTGCGACTCATATTTGTCATTGTAGCAACGGTAGCTGGGTTCTATGTATTACTATACATGTCAGGGCTTATCTATCCTTTTATTATCGCTTTTGCATTTGCTTATTTGATTAATCCTGTCGTCAATTTCCTTAATCAAAAACTACAATTTCCTCGCGCACTAGCAGTACTCGTTAGCTTAATTCTCGTATTTGGAGCTATCGTTGGACTTGTTACATATCTTGTGACTGAAGCAATATCTGCCACAACATACTTACTACAACTTGTTACAGTAAAGTTTCCAGATATCGTTACATTCGCTCAGCAATTTGCACTTAATCATATTATGCCTCTCTACGATGATTTAATCTCTAAATTTAATCATCTTGGAGAACCACAGCGCTATACAATTACACAAAACATTCAAAACTTAGGAACAGAAGCGACAACACAAATGAAAGAACTTTTAACCGCCATTATAAGCGGGTTAACGAATTTCATTAGTGCACTGCCAACAACTTTAACTGTCCTTGTATTCATTTTATTAGCCACTTTCTTCATTAGTTACGATTGGCACCGTCTTGCTCAGAAAGCAAGAAAATTGCTACCGAATCGTGTACATGGCTATGGAAAAACTATTTTTGTCGACTTAAGAAAAGCTTTGTTTGGTTTTGTGAAAGCACAACTTACACTCGTATCTATGACAACTGTCATTGTACTAATCGGGCTTTTAATATTACGCGTACCATACGCCATTACTATCGCGATTATTACAGGGGTTGTAGATTTACTACCATATTTAGGAACAGGCGCAGTCTTTGTTCCATGGGTTATATACGTATTTTTCACTGGCGATACCGCATTCGCCATTGGTCTTCTCATTTTATACATCGTCGTGATTGTCCAAAGACAAATTATGGAGCCGAAAGTACTTTCATCTAACATCGGTCTCGATCCATTAGCAACACTCGTCGCTCTATTTGTCGGCTTTAAACTTTTTGGCTTTTTAGGATTAATCATCGGCCCAGTCACCTTAGTACTACTTAATACATTACACAAAGCTAATGTCTTCCATGACTTGTGGAAATATATTAAAGGTTCACCTTCAAAATAA